The Edaphobacter sp. 12200R-103 genome contains a region encoding:
- a CDS encoding polysaccharide biosynthesis/export family protein — MPESTVTAESSKFALGPADVIHIAVWKNSELTQTVTIGPDGFISLPLLGDLHVAGMTASQLAEDLQTKLSSYLVNARVTVSLVEIRSRQVFVTGQVGKPGGYPLVAPISVLQLIAQAGGLNTFAHRKDIVILRAAGDQVQKLKFNYNNAVRGDAKQNITLQPGDTVIVP; from the coding sequence GTGCCTGAATCGACTGTGACAGCGGAGTCTTCAAAGTTTGCGTTGGGCCCCGCGGATGTCATCCACATTGCGGTCTGGAAGAATTCTGAACTCACGCAGACGGTGACGATCGGGCCGGACGGGTTCATTTCGCTGCCGCTGCTGGGGGATCTGCACGTAGCCGGGATGACGGCGAGCCAGCTTGCCGAAGATCTACAGACAAAGCTCAGTAGCTATTTGGTTAACGCGCGGGTAACGGTAAGTCTGGTGGAGATCCGCAGCCGCCAGGTGTTTGTGACCGGTCAGGTTGGTAAGCCTGGGGGGTATCCGCTGGTGGCGCCGATCTCGGTTCTGCAGTTGATTGCGCAGGCTGGAGGTCTGAACACCTTCGCCCACCGAAAGGATATTGTGATCCTGCGTGCTGCGGGCGATCAAGTGCAGAAGTTGAAGTTCAACTATAACAATGCGGTGCGGGGTGATGCGAAGCAGAATATCACCCTTCAGCCGGGCGATACGGTGATTGTTCCTTAG
- a CDS encoding sugar transferase yields MSTQKSDLLAWSQEAEYDTRTDITFDLEQESVISEAAFLRMLRLERRRTERSERSFMLVLVHCGEFSTKAERILLEDVVVALTGATRETDLLGWYETGSTLGLLMTEIGEPNTTTVEKITHKIRHAVEREIVAEEYRKLTFQFRLFPQDVQTGIGEDGQHVHYPDIFRPSMRRVGGGTNGRFGRFLKRGMDLVGSLFALMVFMPLCVTIAVIVKLTSKGPVLFCQKRMGQYGREFNFYKFRTMYTGNDPRIHQEYVSRLISGDLGKSEGVFKMTNDPRITPIGRFLRKSSLDELPQFFNVLKGDMSLVGPRPPLMYEFERYQTWHRRRVFEIKPGLTGLWQVTGRSRTTFDEMVRMDLRYAVERSFWFDVKILLRTPAAMFSGRGAC; encoded by the coding sequence ATGTCTACTCAAAAATCCGATCTGCTCGCCTGGAGTCAGGAAGCCGAGTACGATACGCGCACGGATATTACGTTCGACCTGGAACAGGAATCTGTTATCTCGGAGGCGGCATTTCTCCGGATGCTGCGGTTGGAAAGGCGTCGAACGGAGCGTTCGGAGCGGTCGTTCATGCTTGTGCTGGTGCATTGCGGTGAGTTCAGCACAAAGGCGGAACGGATCCTCCTTGAGGATGTAGTTGTCGCGCTGACCGGAGCAACGCGGGAGACGGATTTGCTCGGGTGGTATGAGACCGGGTCAACGCTGGGTCTTCTGATGACGGAGATCGGCGAACCGAATACAACGACAGTCGAAAAGATTACGCATAAGATCCGCCACGCGGTCGAACGTGAAATTGTTGCCGAGGAATATCGTAAGTTGACATTTCAGTTTCGTCTCTTTCCCCAGGACGTACAAACGGGAATTGGGGAGGATGGCCAACATGTCCACTATCCAGATATCTTCCGGCCATCTATGCGGCGGGTGGGCGGGGGAACGAACGGAAGATTCGGCCGATTTCTGAAGCGCGGGATGGACCTTGTGGGTAGCCTCTTTGCGCTGATGGTCTTCATGCCGCTCTGCGTGACGATCGCAGTGATCGTAAAGCTCACCTCGAAAGGGCCTGTTCTGTTTTGCCAAAAGAGGATGGGGCAATACGGGAGGGAATTCAACTTCTACAAGTTCCGCACAATGTACACGGGGAATGACCCGCGTATTCATCAGGAGTATGTCTCTCGTCTGATTTCTGGGGATCTTGGGAAGTCGGAAGGCGTCTTCAAGATGACAAATGATCCCAGGATCACTCCGATCGGTCGATTTTTAAGGAAGAGCAGCCTGGATGAATTGCCTCAGTTCTTCAATGTGCTGAAAGGCGATATGTCGTTGGTCGGTCCTCGTCCGCCCCTCATGTACGAGTTTGAACGCTACCAGACATGGCATCGGCGGCGGGTGTTTGAGATTAAGCCGGGTCTGACTGGTCTGTGGCAGGTAACGGGGCGCTCGCGTACGACGTTCGATGAAATGGTGAGGATGGACCTTCGCTATGCGGTGGAGCGTTCGTTCTGGTTTGACGTCAAGATTCTTCTGCGGACCCCGGCTGCGATGTTCTCTGGACGCGGGGCCTGCTGA
- a CDS encoding O-antigen ligase, with protein sequence MPLESKLVIPGLFDVNTMRVSLMTMTWMFFSKPRRNHGPKLPLAPLMAAHVMWALLSTAYSLSFVVSIKQLLSQVVEFYLMYYILAKTLTKMETVHRMLYAMLLAMGLCCVFSTLEVFASWSVLRIFPASNWITYNGGLDPLYTELGRGLRVRGTFPHPILFGDALAISIVLCLYLLGFWARGRQRVVLWSILMLMFWSIYKTQSRGPWLATVVCCMLMFFMVKKAVRRYLLTAAAMALIVLVVRPGVWQSIDALYQATTDPTQPVGTSYLYRHALMESIEQSVAKEPARVLLGYGLGTFRVLGLEVDFLGQKKIWYTCDNNWAAFLYETGYVGLILIMLLLFWPMFLALRNYWILGPPEGTLSGVLFITMAGFYFLLISVAAYSWGQQGYMNWILISISVSLPRIRALRLWAAKKRRLESEARQSFEIGSEREMPVPVIV encoded by the coding sequence ATGCCATTGGAGTCGAAGCTGGTTATCCCGGGGCTGTTTGATGTCAACACCATGCGCGTCTCTTTGATGACGATGACGTGGATGTTCTTCTCGAAGCCAAGACGAAATCACGGGCCGAAGTTGCCACTTGCTCCATTGATGGCGGCGCATGTCATGTGGGCGCTTTTGTCGACGGCGTACTCGCTGTCGTTTGTCGTGAGCATCAAGCAGTTGTTATCGCAGGTTGTGGAGTTTTACCTGATGTACTACATCCTTGCGAAGACGTTGACGAAGATGGAGACCGTGCACCGCATGTTGTATGCGATGTTGCTGGCGATGGGCCTCTGCTGCGTCTTCTCAACCCTCGAGGTCTTTGCGTCGTGGAGCGTGCTGCGTATCTTTCCGGCGAGCAACTGGATTACGTACAACGGTGGGCTGGACCCGCTCTATACCGAACTTGGGCGGGGGCTGCGTGTGCGAGGGACGTTTCCGCACCCGATCCTGTTTGGTGATGCTCTGGCGATCAGCATTGTGCTGTGTCTTTATCTACTGGGATTCTGGGCGCGAGGGCGACAGCGAGTGGTGCTGTGGTCGATCCTGATGCTGATGTTCTGGTCAATCTATAAGACACAGAGCCGCGGGCCGTGGCTGGCGACGGTGGTTTGTTGCATGCTGATGTTCTTCATGGTGAAAAAGGCGGTGCGGCGTTATCTGCTGACCGCGGCTGCGATGGCGCTGATTGTGCTGGTAGTGCGGCCGGGGGTGTGGCAATCGATCGATGCGCTGTACCAGGCAACGACAGATCCGACTCAACCGGTGGGCACATCATATCTATATCGTCACGCGCTGATGGAATCGATCGAGCAGTCGGTGGCAAAGGAGCCAGCGCGTGTGCTTCTGGGATACGGTCTGGGAACGTTTCGCGTGCTTGGGCTTGAGGTAGATTTTCTCGGACAGAAGAAGATCTGGTACACCTGCGACAACAACTGGGCTGCGTTCCTCTACGAGACCGGGTACGTTGGATTGATCCTGATCATGCTTCTGTTGTTCTGGCCGATGTTTCTCGCGCTGCGGAATTATTGGATATTAGGGCCGCCGGAGGGGACACTTAGCGGAGTTCTGTTTATTACGATGGCCGGGTTCTACTTTCTCCTGATCAGTGTTGCAGCGTACAGTTGGGGGCAGCAGGGCTACATGAACTGGATACTGATCTCGATCTCGGTGAGCCTTCCGCGGATACGCGCCCTTAGATTGTGGGCGGCCAAAAAGCGGCGGCTAGAGTCGGAGGCGCGACAGTCGTTTGAGATCGGATCAGAGCGGGAAATGCCGGTACCAGTTATTGTTTGA
- a CDS encoding S-layer family protein, translating into MSRFRKRGFTSLGVVLLSCCLLAILGCGSGIVMRPEGSLQISPDTLDFGTVGVGKSMSKTVALTNSGVTDVAIDKVSMTSSAFAIAGGSQFPIIIPTGKMRNISVTFAPSSGQNYSAQLKFVDATSKEMILVSARGKGQPEAEAVVRMSASADRLDFGGVPVNTLATKELLLTSTGTTALTINSVSVSGSGFAVMGGMLPVTLQPNQSLTLTVQFDPTTTKTVNENLTIQSTAVAGPMTIALSGSGSSGVVDGGSGEGTLVSRLEASAESVSFGEVTMNTSTTQIITLISTGTAPVTVDAATILGDGFSLITGSLPVTLNPTQSVTLQLRFNPTISGAAHGQLMISSNSSNGGMTEIPLSGTGTAMPSPNLTVSAGALGFGNVTVDTTATQSLTLTSTGTGPVTVSAAMITGSGFRVVGAGLPAVLNPAQSMTLQVQFTPIKTGAASGQLILKSDSSTGSTTMIALSGVSTPTPSPLLKLSVGSLSFGNVMMNSAVTQTLTLSSTGTADLTVSSATITGAGFTVVGEALPARLTAGQTLTLQVQFLPVATGSAIGQLTIKSNSSSGDTAVVALSGMGTALPVPQLSLSATELSFGNIATNASATQLVTLTSTGTAAVTVNAARITGNGFRIVGAELPVILSPGQSMTLQVQFIPGATGAASGQLTISSNSTSGNIAVALSGTGIAIPNPRLSVSSGSLSFGNVTVDTASVQYLTLTSTGTSPVTVSSTAISGAGFSMAAGIFPVTLDPNQSLTLQVQFNPATAGVATGQLTIVSDAVNGRTTNLVLNGSGIDANPRLTASTTSMSFDSVSVNTPAIRTLTLTSVGTSPVTVSGATVSGIDFSLVGGRFPVILNPNRTMMLQIQFLPTTNGELSGSVTIVSDSTSGNVTVALSGTGTGAAPEVDLGWDAPTDSPTTVIGYNIYRSTGSSRSFGVINPDPVTTVTYIDKAVVSGTNYSYIVKSVDVNGTESAASNQINLSIP; encoded by the coding sequence ATGTCACGATTTCGTAAGAGAGGTTTTACTTCACTGGGCGTGGTTCTCCTGAGCTGCTGTCTGCTCGCCATTTTGGGATGCGGTTCGGGCATCGTGATGCGTCCTGAAGGCTCGCTACAGATCAGTCCTGATACCCTCGATTTCGGTACGGTCGGTGTGGGCAAATCGATGTCGAAGACGGTGGCCCTCACCAATTCTGGAGTGACGGACGTTGCCATCGACAAGGTCAGTATGACCTCGTCAGCATTTGCGATCGCAGGAGGAAGTCAGTTTCCGATTATTATTCCTACGGGCAAGATGCGGAACATATCGGTGACCTTCGCGCCATCGTCCGGGCAGAATTATTCCGCGCAGCTTAAGTTTGTCGACGCCACATCGAAGGAAATGATACTGGTTTCGGCGCGGGGAAAAGGACAGCCTGAGGCAGAGGCGGTAGTACGGATGTCAGCCAGCGCTGACAGACTGGATTTCGGAGGCGTCCCAGTAAATACGTTGGCGACGAAGGAGCTTCTGCTAACCTCGACGGGAACAACGGCACTGACAATCAACTCCGTCTCGGTCAGCGGTTCAGGATTTGCGGTGATGGGAGGCATGCTGCCTGTGACTCTGCAGCCAAATCAATCCCTGACGCTCACCGTTCAGTTTGATCCCACCACAACGAAGACTGTAAACGAAAACCTTACGATTCAAAGCACTGCCGTCGCGGGGCCAATGACGATTGCGTTGAGTGGCAGCGGGAGCAGCGGTGTTGTCGATGGGGGGAGTGGAGAAGGCACCCTGGTTTCTCGACTTGAAGCCAGCGCGGAGAGCGTGAGCTTTGGCGAAGTGACGATGAATACTTCAACAACGCAGATCATCACGCTGATTTCTACAGGGACTGCTCCGGTGACAGTAGATGCAGCGACGATCCTGGGCGATGGTTTTTCTCTGATTACGGGCAGTCTGCCGGTGACCTTGAATCCGACACAATCGGTGACCTTGCAGTTGCGATTTAATCCGACGATATCTGGCGCTGCCCACGGTCAACTGATGATCAGCAGTAATTCGTCCAATGGAGGGATGACGGAGATTCCCCTGAGCGGAACGGGTACCGCGATGCCAAGTCCGAATCTCACGGTGAGTGCCGGTGCTCTGGGTTTTGGCAATGTCACTGTTGATACAACAGCGACCCAGTCGTTGACACTGACATCGACGGGAACCGGGCCAGTGACTGTGAGCGCTGCGATGATTACGGGCTCAGGATTTAGAGTAGTGGGAGCGGGCCTTCCAGCGGTGCTTAATCCCGCACAATCGATGACGCTGCAAGTTCAGTTCACTCCGATCAAGACCGGAGCTGCGAGTGGCCAGCTGATACTCAAGAGCGATTCGTCGACAGGAAGTACAACGATGATCGCTTTGAGTGGAGTAAGTACACCGACGCCCAGCCCCCTGCTGAAGTTAAGCGTAGGAAGTCTGAGTTTCGGTAACGTCATGATGAATTCGGCGGTGACACAGACGCTTACGTTGAGCTCAACGGGAACGGCGGATTTAACGGTCAGCTCCGCGACGATTACAGGAGCAGGTTTCACAGTAGTGGGTGAGGCTCTTCCGGCGAGATTGACCGCAGGGCAAACGCTAACGTTGCAGGTCCAATTTCTTCCAGTCGCAACGGGTTCCGCCATCGGACAATTAACTATTAAAAGCAACTCATCAAGCGGAGACACAGCGGTCGTGGCGCTGAGCGGAATGGGAACGGCTCTGCCGGTACCGCAGCTTTCGCTGAGCGCGACAGAATTGAGTTTCGGCAATATAGCGACCAATGCGTCGGCGACTCAGCTCGTAACATTAACTTCGACGGGAACCGCTGCGGTGACGGTGAATGCCGCGAGGATTACAGGCAACGGATTCAGGATTGTTGGAGCAGAGTTGCCAGTGATACTGAGCCCCGGCCAGTCGATGACATTGCAGGTGCAATTCATCCCTGGAGCCACGGGAGCAGCCTCAGGGCAGTTGACGATCAGTAGCAACTCCACCTCGGGAAATATCGCTGTCGCGTTGAGTGGAACGGGAATAGCGATACCGAATCCTCGGTTGTCGGTGAGTTCTGGAAGCTTGTCCTTCGGCAATGTGACCGTAGATACAGCTTCTGTGCAGTATCTAACATTGACTTCGACTGGAACCTCACCGGTGACCGTGAGTTCTACCGCAATCTCAGGGGCAGGGTTCTCTATGGCTGCGGGCATTTTTCCTGTGACACTTGATCCGAATCAGTCCTTGACGCTGCAGGTGCAATTCAATCCAGCGACAGCCGGTGTTGCGACAGGGCAACTGACGATCGTTAGCGATGCGGTGAACGGCAGGACGACGAACCTGGTTCTGAATGGAAGTGGAATTGATGCTAATCCGCGACTGACAGCCAGTACAACCAGCATGAGCTTCGATTCAGTATCGGTAAACACTCCGGCGATCAGGACGCTGACACTGACGTCGGTCGGAACCTCACCAGTGACCGTGAGTGGCGCTACAGTCTCAGGTATCGACTTCTCTCTGGTGGGCGGCAGATTCCCCGTCATATTGAACCCGAACCGGACGATGATGCTGCAGATCCAGTTTCTGCCGACGACAAATGGGGAGCTGAGTGGAAGCGTCACGATCGTGAGCGATAGCACCAGTGGAAATGTGACGGTTGCCTTGAGCGGTACTGGGACGGGAGCAGCGCCGGAGGTCGACCTCGGCTGGGACGCTCCCACTGACTCGCCTACCACCGTGATTGGATACAACATTTACCGTTCGACGGGTTCAAGCCGAAGTTTTGGTGTCATCAACCCCGATCCTGTAACGACGGTTACCTATATCGATAAGGCAGTTGTGAGCGGGACGAACTATTCATACATCGTGAAATCCGTCGATGTGAACGGTACAGAAAGCGCAGCGTCAAACCAGATCAACCTGAGCATCCCATAG
- a CDS encoding GNVR domain-containing protein — translation MQDEELNPGGANSFTPKQAFAAFRRHVHTMVPMGLLLLAAGIVIVSMMPNVYRASTTILVDPQKIPERYVASTITTDLNARLNTLTQQVLSASRLQEIIDRNDLYPKMRQKASREEVIDYMRSKTKIDIKAASEDQGLSSFSITYESENRDLVAKVTNQLAESFIAWNLNARELQAQGTKQFLSGELDEAKKSLEEQESALQAYRLQHAGATPDALTGNLQALSRLQAESQANEDAIGRLDQERILLTQTKSSDPRGMPLTERDRLVQERRRLEGDLSRLRQQFTDSYPDVITVKEQIKEINARLATMPESLAGISEPMDTNTKVRLALIEKELERRHQHKAGLQQQIQSFQGKVDSVPVLETRLAELTRNYEVSRQNYQSLLDKTLSAGMSEELEKKQQAERFTVLDAAKTPEKPVKPARAILFSVVIVAALLFPLGTVLVKELLSGAIRGEAELKEMLTPGIPVLGTIPPIQSKLDFRREWWLRVRTSLLLLLTCTALAIFLLKVRPVL, via the coding sequence ATGCAGGACGAGGAACTGAATCCGGGGGGGGCCAACTCATTTACGCCGAAACAGGCGTTCGCCGCGTTTCGCCGGCATGTTCACACGATGGTGCCGATGGGTTTGTTGCTACTTGCGGCCGGTATCGTGATCGTGTCAATGATGCCAAACGTCTATCGTGCGTCGACTACGATTCTGGTTGACCCACAGAAGATTCCGGAGCGCTACGTAGCATCGACGATCACGACGGACCTGAATGCGCGTCTGAACACCCTGACACAGCAAGTCTTGAGCGCAAGTCGCCTGCAAGAGATTATCGACAGGAACGATCTCTACCCCAAAATGAGGCAGAAGGCCTCGCGGGAAGAGGTGATCGACTACATGCGGTCGAAGACGAAGATCGACATCAAGGCGGCCTCGGAGGACCAGGGACTCAGCAGTTTCAGCATTACGTACGAGAGTGAGAACCGTGACCTGGTTGCGAAGGTGACCAACCAGTTGGCGGAGAGTTTTATTGCCTGGAATCTAAATGCGCGGGAGTTGCAGGCGCAGGGAACCAAGCAGTTTCTTTCGGGCGAACTGGACGAGGCGAAGAAGAGCCTCGAGGAGCAGGAGAGCGCCCTTCAGGCATACCGGCTGCAACACGCAGGCGCGACTCCCGACGCGCTGACGGGAAATCTGCAGGCTCTATCGCGCCTGCAAGCGGAGAGTCAGGCGAACGAAGACGCGATTGGCCGGCTGGATCAGGAACGGATCCTGCTGACGCAGACGAAGTCGAGCGACCCGCGAGGGATGCCGTTGACGGAACGAGACCGGTTGGTCCAGGAGCGTCGGCGTCTGGAGGGTGATCTGTCGAGGTTGAGGCAGCAGTTCACGGATTCGTATCCGGATGTGATTACGGTCAAGGAGCAGATCAAGGAGATCAATGCACGCCTCGCGACAATGCCAGAGTCGTTGGCTGGAATCTCAGAGCCGATGGACACGAATACGAAGGTGAGGCTGGCCCTCATCGAGAAAGAGCTGGAGCGTCGTCATCAGCATAAAGCAGGCCTGCAGCAGCAGATTCAGTCGTTTCAAGGCAAGGTGGATTCGGTTCCGGTGCTTGAGACACGGCTGGCAGAGCTGACACGGAATTACGAAGTGTCACGGCAGAACTATCAGTCGCTGCTGGACAAGACGCTGTCGGCAGGTATGTCGGAAGAACTGGAGAAGAAACAGCAGGCTGAACGATTTACCGTGCTCGACGCGGCAAAGACCCCAGAGAAGCCAGTGAAGCCCGCGCGAGCTATCCTGTTTTCCGTAGTCATTGTGGCAGCGCTGCTGTTTCCGCTTGGTACTGTGCTGGTGAAGGAGCTTTTGAGTGGAGCAATTCGCGGTGAGGCGGAGCTGAAAGAGATGCTCACGCCGGGCATTCCTGTTCTAGGAACTATACCGCCGATCCAAAGCAAGTTGGATTTCCGACGTGAATGGTGGCTTCGCGTTCGGACAAGCCTTTTACTGCTGCTCACCTGTACCGCTCTTGCAATATTTCTTTTGAAGGTGAGGCCGGTTTTATGA
- a CDS encoding glycosyltransferase family 2 protein, producing the protein MDLSIIIVNWNSKAYLRLCLASLREHVKDVRYEVIVIDNASFDGASEMVASEFPDVVFLQSAENLGFARANNLAFAQSCAQHVLFLNPDTEIRGSAVSALMQALDTLPDAGIVGARLLNTDGSLQTTCITALPSIVNQALASNLLRRRFPRLRLWGMGPLYNTEAMAAEVEAIAGACMMAKRELIERVDCFTTEFFMYSEDMDLCIKARKAGSRIYYVPDAVIVHHGGRSSDTHEDSNFSSVMQCESLVKFFQRHRGANYARMYRVTTAVMSASRMALIVPLFPVTVMLKGYRRWSRMAGKWSAILMWSLGFSER; encoded by the coding sequence ATGGATTTATCGATCATCATCGTTAACTGGAACTCGAAGGCGTATCTGAGGTTGTGTCTTGCCAGCCTGAGAGAGCATGTAAAAGACGTGCGCTACGAGGTGATCGTGATTGACAATGCTTCTTTCGACGGCGCATCGGAGATGGTAGCGAGCGAATTTCCCGATGTGGTGTTCCTCCAATCTGCCGAGAACTTAGGTTTCGCGCGGGCGAACAATCTGGCGTTTGCGCAAAGTTGTGCGCAGCACGTGCTCTTTCTGAATCCGGACACAGAGATCAGAGGGAGTGCGGTTTCGGCGTTGATGCAGGCTCTCGATACGCTGCCGGATGCCGGGATCGTCGGCGCGCGCCTGCTAAACACCGACGGTTCGCTGCAGACGACATGCATTACGGCGCTGCCGTCGATCGTGAACCAGGCGCTTGCGTCGAACCTTCTGCGGCGGCGTTTTCCTCGACTGCGGCTTTGGGGAATGGGGCCGCTGTACAACACAGAGGCGATGGCCGCTGAAGTAGAGGCGATCGCCGGGGCGTGCATGATGGCGAAGCGTGAGCTGATCGAGAGGGTCGACTGCTTTACGACGGAGTTCTTCATGTACTCAGAGGATATGGACCTCTGCATTAAGGCGCGCAAAGCAGGGTCGCGGATTTACTACGTTCCGGACGCAGTGATTGTGCATCACGGAGGCAGGAGCAGTGACACGCATGAGGACAGCAACTTTAGTTCGGTGATGCAATGCGAGTCACTGGTCAAGTTCTTTCAGAGGCACCGGGGCGCAAACTACGCGCGTATGTATCGCGTGACTACTGCGGTGATGTCGGCAAGCAGGATGGCTTTGATCGTGCCCCTGTTTCCGGTGACTGTGATGCTGAAAGGGTATCGGAGATGGTCCAGGATGGCGGGCAAGTGGTCGGCGATCCTGATGTGGTCGCTTGGTTTCAGTGAACGGTAG
- a CDS encoding CpsD/CapB family tyrosine-protein kinase gives MSAILGTQTVGTGRSAYFPRPRLVERKRLTVQPDGNSRLVYLTDPEGLAVESYRLLRRRLCTLHPEGGVVLMTSPAPGEGKTLTSMNLAWALAEANHATCLLDLDFRAPGMSRVLDYGFDEGGVVEVLEGEVGFDDALRQLGDHPLDALGIKRRLSSPGHLFQSTAMNRMIASLRTMYKWTVLDFAPVIPMADVSEMLPYVDGAILVVRAGKTEKSMLEPAMNAIGTKLWGVVVNDCTINGSAYYGDYGKRR, from the coding sequence ATGAGCGCTATTCTTGGGACACAAACGGTGGGCACTGGGCGTTCGGCGTACTTCCCGCGGCCTCGGCTTGTGGAACGCAAGCGACTGACGGTGCAGCCGGACGGCAACTCCCGGCTGGTATACCTGACCGACCCAGAGGGACTGGCTGTTGAAAGTTATCGTCTATTGCGACGGCGTCTTTGCACACTGCATCCGGAAGGGGGCGTGGTATTGATGACGAGCCCAGCTCCAGGGGAGGGCAAGACTCTGACTTCGATGAACTTGGCTTGGGCGTTGGCGGAGGCGAACCATGCGACATGCCTGCTCGACCTGGACTTCCGTGCTCCTGGAATGTCGCGTGTACTGGACTACGGTTTCGATGAGGGTGGCGTGGTAGAGGTTCTTGAGGGAGAAGTGGGATTCGATGACGCCTTGCGCCAACTCGGCGATCATCCATTGGATGCGCTAGGGATCAAGAGACGGCTTTCGTCGCCCGGGCACCTGTTCCAATCTACGGCTATGAATCGAATGATTGCTTCACTACGCACGATGTACAAGTGGACGGTACTGGACTTTGCCCCGGTGATCCCCATGGCAGACGTTTCGGAGATGCTGCCTTACGTGGACGGGGCCATTCTGGTGGTGCGGGCGGGAAAGACCGAGAAAAGCATGCTGGAGCCAGCGATGAATGCGATCGGGACAAAGCTGTGGGGTGTGGTGGTCAATGACTGTACGATCAACGGAAGCGCGTACTACGGCGATTACGGTAAGAGGCGATAG
- a CDS encoding choice-of-anchor D domain-containing protein, producing the protein MRRIPAIVIVVYLFVLPMLSFSQSTSPSWYTLNAPEGSVVTSSSAITLRFGQLESKCATTAVSSGICSTGTVGTVTPETWTAAKTFPAPVKITVGAGAFDNVDPIPGVYKTVQIQQTGGSQTIEINGKAVVIPPGATCSLTSTPSSIAFRDTTVGYVLSSSATLSSTCTTMIKSIRVTGPFTISGVQAPLKISSRTTQTYTATFAPKAAGATSGSVTFIGNNSSAPSLTVLLTGNAVSAASTLTASASSLAFGNVTLGSSSSQVLTIINTGSSSIRVSALSITGTGFSFSSAATPFTLASKQALQLAVTFKPTSTGSASGKLTIASNASNSSLGVFLSGTGAAVASHNVTLSWTGSSGTSGYNVYRSTASGTGYQKINSSLQTSTSYIDSAVLSGKTYYYVVTAVAAGGPESPYSNQTTVNIPNP; encoded by the coding sequence ATGCGTAGAATTCCAGCGATTGTAATCGTTGTTTATCTCTTCGTCCTCCCTATGCTGAGCTTTTCGCAATCCACTTCACCTTCCTGGTATACCCTCAATGCTCCTGAGGGATCTGTCGTCACTTCCTCAAGCGCGATTACTCTTCGTTTTGGCCAGCTTGAATCTAAATGTGCCACGACCGCAGTCAGTAGTGGCATCTGCAGTACCGGAACCGTAGGCACGGTAACCCCTGAGACCTGGACCGCAGCCAAGACCTTCCCCGCTCCTGTCAAAATTACTGTTGGAGCTGGCGCTTTCGATAATGTCGACCCGATCCCCGGTGTTTATAAAACAGTCCAGATTCAACAGACAGGCGGGTCACAAACTATAGAAATCAACGGAAAAGCCGTCGTCATTCCTCCAGGCGCGACCTGCTCCTTAACATCAACCCCGTCCTCCATCGCCTTCCGGGATACGACAGTCGGGTATGTCCTCTCGTCTTCAGCAACACTCTCCTCTACCTGCACGACCATGATCAAATCCATTAGGGTCACCGGCCCTTTTACAATCTCCGGAGTCCAGGCGCCACTGAAGATATCCTCCCGCACGACTCAGACTTATACTGCTACATTTGCTCCGAAAGCCGCGGGCGCCACAAGCGGATCGGTCACCTTCATCGGAAACAACAGCTCGGCGCCAAGCTTGACCGTATTGCTCACCGGCAATGCTGTCTCAGCGGCATCAACACTCACGGCAAGCGCCTCTTCCCTTGCATTCGGAAACGTTACCTTGGGTAGTTCGAGCTCTCAAGTGTTGACCATCATCAACACCGGATCATCATCGATCAGAGTATCCGCTCTTTCGATCACGGGAACAGGCTTCTCCTTCTCCTCCGCCGCAACCCCGTTCACGCTCGCGTCAAAACAGGCGCTCCAGCTCGCTGTAACTTTCAAACCAACTTCCACCGGCTCTGCCTCTGGAAAACTGACCATCGCCAGCAACGCCTCCAACTCTTCTCTTGGCGTCTTCCTCTCTGGCACTGGAGCTGCGGTAGCGAGCCACAACGTGACCCTTTCCTGGACCGGAAGCAGCGGGACCTCAGGCTATAACGTCTATCGGTCAACGGCCTCGGGAACCGGATATCAGAAGATCAATTCGTCTCTTCAGACCTCGACATCGTACATCGACAGCGCTGTACTCTCAGGTAAGACATACTATTATGTTGTCACTGCGGTGGCTGCGGGCGGCCCCGAAAGCCCATACTCTAACCAAACGACGGTCAACATACCGAACCCGTAA